CGTTTGGCGATTTGGGGAAAAATCGGTGAGGTAGACGACGAAGCCCGGATAGTCGTTGCGGTCTTTCTTGTTTGTTTTCCAGAGCAAAAGCTTACGGACCATCGTGTTGCCTTTCATTACCTTGGTGTAAACGAGGCGTTCGAGGAGTTCACTCGGCGGGTCATCGTCCTCGTGAACGGATTTGTCAGCCTCAGGAACCGCCGCGAGGTCAGTGACCTGGCGAATGCTCACATCATCTACGACTGCCTCTTTGTCATCGCGAATGCGGATGAATTGCGGCGAGATGACACTAACGAGAGGCATTCGCGTGGTCGCGGAATACTTTTTCCCGTCCCAATCCAGTACCATCCGCTTAACCGGACCGCCGCGGGCACGTTCGGCGATCATGTCGAGACACGAGATCTCGATCACCATGCCGGGCTTCACCATTTCGTAGGCGACGTAATCGTTGTTGACGGCCACGTAATCGGACGGCACGATCTTCTTTTTCAGATCGGTCACGATCGATTTGCGGTCTTCATCGGTGAAACCGCCGCCAACGCGGGTGAATTCGTGAAATGAACCATCGCTACGCATCACCGCGACCAGCAGATCGTGAAGCATGCCTTTGCGATGATCGGTGCCCTCGGAATAGCCGATAACGGCCACATCGAGGCTGTGACGCAGCTTGATTTTAAACCAACCGGCCTGATCGTGCCGTACGACGACGCCCTCGGCACCTTCGCCGACAACCCAGTCGGTGAAGCGTTCCATGATCGTATCGATACTGTCAGCCTTCTCAAACTCGACCGCGTGGACCTTTTCGCCCTTACTAAACCATTTCTTCAGCGTGTCAAAGACCTTTGCCGCACTATCGACCGGCTTTTCCTCAAGTTCGACAATGTCAAAAACGGCAATACCGAGCCGCTCCAGATCCTCTTTCGACGGCGGCGAACGCAGGATGCGAACGACCTGCTGCACGGGATGAGCCTTGGTCGCATCTTCTTTTACATAGATCTCGGCACCGAGAACGCACGAGCTGACCTTCGCTTTTTTCAGTAATTCTGCTGCTTCCTCAAACGCCGGAAGCCCGATCCTTGCCGTTCCGCCTGGGTTGACGGAGATCATCTTCTCGCCGTCGAAGAGCAGCATCGCGTTCTCGCCGTCGTATTTGCGGCTGACGAAATAGCCTTTCGCCCTCGGTAATTTGAACGCGTCGTCGGCCGAGATCGCCTTCATATTGCCGCTAACCCGGCGTTTGTATTCCTGAGCTTTTACGTGCAGCGACGGGTCGGCAAGATCGGGAGCCTTGCCCGTGCAGTAGCCGAACTTGCAGGTGAATTTAGCTTTGTCGAAACCAAGATCAAGCATTTTTTAAGAGGAACCACGAAAATACACGAAAAGATCACTAAAAGAAGGCGAAAGAGATAATACAGGAATAACAGCGAGCAATTTTTAGTGTATTTTCGTGTTATTTAGTGGTTACTTCTTCCACCTCCAAGGTTTTTGGCCGTTTCAGTTCCATATTCGACAGGTGCAGAATCAGGCAATACGAATCGTCCTTCACACGGCCTTCGAGAAAGGCATTGTACGGCTTGCCGCCGCGGTTCATCACGAGCGGCTCGTTGCCTTTTTCGCCGCCGCGGACGAGCAGCAGAGCGTCGCGTTCCGCGAGGTCTTTTGCCATTTCAAACAGAAAATCGAACGTCAAGCCGTTGATATGCACGAGCTGTTTTTTGTTCGTGAAGACGAATTTATGTGCCGCTTCTTCTTTCTTAATAAATTTTCCGGTCCAACGCATCGGGAATTCGCCGTTCATGTTTTGCAGCTCTTTTTTGCGTGGCTGCCGTTTTCGCTCACTCCCGTCGGCGTTGTAGGTTACCTCGATCTCTTCGACGAGGTGAATGATGCCCTTTTTCGTGACGTAAACGCGGGACATATCAGTCAAAAACATCCCGAAACGCTCGATGTCGATCTCAGGATCGCCTTTAACCAAGCTGTCGGAAACCTTTTCGAGTTTCTTGTCTTTTTTTAGAAGCTCCGGCAGATCATGGGTGGTGTCAGTCTTCAACAACTTGCGTGTAGATATCGGCCGCCCCTTTTTATCCGTATAACGCATCACGCGTGTCGGGTTTAAGGCTTCTGCCGCCACGACGGCGTCACGATTGTTCGAATTTGAGATGTTTATTGGCATAACGCGTCAGTGGTCAGTTGTCGGTGGTCAGTGTTCAGAAAGAGATTCGGTCTTCCGCTGACAACTGACCACAGACCACTGAAAACTGCTGATTACATCAGATCAAAGTCCAGATCATCGGCCGAGATCTCTTCTTCCTCGCCGGAATCGAGGACCGCGGCCTGATTTAGCTTAATGTACTGAAAATCGGCCTGTTTTCCAACCACCATAAAAATATCGCCGCCGGAGCCGATCAGATAGGCATTGTCATATTCGATGCCGCCACGCCAGCTGAAAGGGAACCAGTACATCCGTCCATCTGACAGATAGTCGTGCAGTGCCGAGATATCATTCGTCTCAAATGTGCCGACGAGGTAAACGCTCTTAACTATCTGCGTAAAATAGTCTTCCACGGTCGCCGGCGACAACACGTTCTTTTGCCCGAACGACGAGGGAACCTGTGCTATCGGTTCGCCGTCGGGTGTGATCGGAATCAGCTCGTTTCGATCGACCGAATCGCCCTTGTCGTTCACGGTCGCGAGAGCAGTGCCGCCTTTGTCGATCAGTGTCTTTCCGTCCGCCGCTAAAACCCGCAGGCTTGCCTCGAGCCCTTTCTCATCATAAGCCTCTATCTCGACGCGGCCATACAACTTCTCCCGGTCGATCTTAACGATCGTTACCGGAAAATCCTGCCCGTCCAGCGATAAGATCAGAGGCCTCGCCATAAAGAAGAAGTTAACTTAAAGCATCTTACAATATCCGATAAAACACTGCGAGTAAAAGAGATGTAACAAACAAAAAAGCGGGTGCCATTTCTGACACCCGCCTGCGAACTAGCATGCAGCGTTAACCGTTCGGATCCGAAACCTCAGTCACGCTCTGCGGGCTCAGATTTAGCATGTTGTCACCTGCGATGACCGAGACCGGTGAATTCCAAAGTGCAAAACCGCGGCCGATCTTGGCGATGCCGAAGAGGTAGTACCCTTTAGGATCCACGCCGGCCAGGTTCGCTCCGCCGCTGCCGTTGGTCGTACCCGAGTATTTTGCCTTTGCCGCGATCGCTCGCATCGCTGCGCGCTGAAAATCACCGTAGCGATCAGGAAAAACCGCAGCGAGCCCGAGGCTTCCCGCCAGAGTGTTTCCCTCTATTGGTTCGACGCGGGCTGCTCTCAATACTGTTTCGACGTCTTCTTCCAACAGGTAAAATCTTGTCCCCTTGACCGCCTGTGTCGAGCCGCTTGCCGATGTCGCCTTCGCGTTGAGTACGACAGTTCCTTTGTCGGCTGCTGGAGCAACCGGCGGAGCCGTTGAAGAGCCGGGAACCGTCGTTGTCTGCGAAGGCGGCGGAACAGGCGCGCTTGCGGGAACACTTGTTGACGGCACCGTCGAAGTCGACGTTGTGCGTGTGTCAGTTGCCGGACGTTTGCTGGCGACGTTGACGTTCACATTTGTATTTGCTGTATCGTCACCGCCGCGAAAGGCGATGTAGGCAACAAATATAAGAACAATACCGAGCAATCCGATCGGTATCAATGCCCAGGTAGGAAACCCGCCTTCGCGATCGAGCGGCTGCGCAACGATGACCTTTCGCTCTACGACCGGCGGGGCGTGCAGAGGCCTGGCACAGTTTGGACAGGCGGCGGCGGTGGTCGAGACTTCGTGACCGCATTCAGGACAGAGTATTAATGACATAAAAATTTCTCCTATGATGTTCAAATAAGAACAAGAATCGCTTAATCCTAGCTGATCAATGGAGTTCTGAATGTCATCTAGAACACATTCGGCAAAAAAAATGGCCAGGCGGTAAAGCCTGGCCGGTTATAGCATTTCTACACAAAGGTTATTTCTTTTTCACCACAGAGATCACTACCTCAGCCGGATACTGTTTCGAGTGGTGAACGGAGTTTTTCGCGACCACGCCTTTGACCTCGTCGTAGTTATTCCCGCCGGTATTCATATTGCGGTCGAATCTTGGGAAGTTGCTCGACGATATCTCTATCCGCAGACGATGCCCGGCCGCGAAGTAGTTGCTGGTCGTCATCGGCTGGAATTTGACCTTGTAAACCTTGTCTTTTTCCATCCACGCGAGCGGTTTGTCGTAACCGTCGCGGTATCGCATGCGTTGGATGGTCTCGTCGAGGTTCCATGCTTTGCCGGTTTCGTCGACGTCGATGAGTTTTACAGTGAAGTCCGTGTCCTTCGCATCCGACGAGACAAAAAGCGAAACCTCGATCGGCCCGCTCAGCTCAAAACCTTCCTTCAAAACGTCGGTCGAGTAAACGAGAATGTCATTTCTCTCCTCCATCTTCGTTTGATCCCAGGCACCGCCCTGCACCGCATTTCCGGTACAACAGACGTTACCGCCGAATGAGGGAACCGGATCCATCGGATCGTAGGTGAAAGTGTCCGGCATGTCGGCCGCGGGCGGCTCGGTCGTAAGTTTTCCGTCGCCGGCTCCGGTGTTGGCTTTCCCGCCGCTTGCGAGATAGAACTTCATCGGTTCCGCACCGACAGGCGGCCAGGATTCGGACGACTGCCATTTGTTGCTGCCCATCGTGAAGTACTGAACTTTCGGGCGTTTGAGCACGTCGTTCTGCTCGCCTTTGAGGAAATGATCGAACCAGTCGTACGTCATTTTGCTGTAATCGAGCCGGGCATCACCCATGCTTCGCTGGCCGACGATCGTGTTTTCGGTCGCACGCGTGTAGCTGCAATGCAGCGTCGGGGCGATCACAGCGTATTGTTTGTCAGCGATATCCTTATCGGCCGTTTTGCGAACGTGATTATAGGTCGCAAGATTCGGCCCGACCGAGACGTCATACCAGGACATGAACCAGAATCCGGGAATGTTGATCTTCATGTTGTCGTGAAACAGGCCGCCCTTGTACCACGCCGGATCATTCGGAGTACGTTTTATCATCGCTCCGCCGGTCGAATTCGGCATCGCATCGGCGAAGATGCCTCGCGGCCCGTCGACTGCCTTCATGATATCCATTTCCGGCAAATGCCTGAGAGCCTTTGACCAATCGACCTGCGGCGACTGCTGGGCCAGATCGAAGGATTTCGAGGCTCTGATCAGCTCTTCCTGCGAAGTATTTGCAGGGAAAGTGGGCCGAACCTGATTCTGCTCGCCGTAAAGCCAGGCAATGAAAAGCATCTGCACCGCACCGCCGCGATACCAGTTGCCCTGCTCGTAATACGGCCCAACGCGTCCAACGCCGGCACCGAAACCCTGTGCGATCATCGTCGTGAACGATGGGTTGCCGCGAGCCGCGACCGCCATTTGCCATTCGGCAGTCGACGAGCAGCCGATCGTTCCCACCTTTTTATTCGACCAGTCTTGCGATGACATCCACGTTATAGCGTCATCGCCGTCGGTTGTCGGCGGCCCGAGGATGTCGTAATTTCCCTCGGAGAAAAAATGCCCGCGTTCGTTCATGATGACGTAGGCGTAGCCGCGTTTCACGGCGTCGAGGATCGTCGTCATATCCCGCGGAGCCCCGAGCCGGACGTCCCACCAGTTGAAGTTGTACGGGGTTCGTGAAAAGATGATCGGATACTTTTTCGAAGCGTCTTTTGGCCTGTAAACATCGGCCTGCATCCGCTTGCCGTCACGCATCGGCACCATCACCTTGCGGTCAACAACAGCGAGGGAATTCAGCTCAGCCTCGATGGCATTTCGCCGATCTCTCATCTCCGGCGTTGACATTACCTGCGGCTGCTGGCCAAAACCTGGCTGGACCACGAAGACGATTGCGGCAGCCGCCAACACCAATATGCGGACAAAACCCTTTTTCATAAACGGATGCTCCTATTTCTAAACGAGGGACGGTTAATTTTTCGATCGAAAGATGATTCTAACTCTAAAACTGGAATGAATGGTAATGGCAATATCAACGTTGTGGATCGGGAAGGGAGGGACCCCTCAATTTAAAGGCAAATGAGTCTGATAATGGACATAATGTATTATACGTGAAACGCAATTGCAAATAAGAGACTTTTTCACCGAAAATGAACGTTCGACCAAACTCGAAAATACCTCTACCAATCTCGGGAGACTACTCTACCTATCTCAAGATTTCGCTCTACCAAACCAGGGTTGAAAAGCGACAAGATCTTGTCACCCTGAAACAAAAAAGACCTCGTCGACATTGACGAGGCCTTTGTGTTTTCAGAAATAGCGAGCGGGCACGAAACCCGCGCACGTTCTTAGGTTCCGGTTTCCCAGCTAGTCATGTATTCGAGCATCTCCGGCGTGAGGATGTCCATTTGGACGCCCATGGCGTGGAGTTTGAGGGAAGCGATCTCCTGGTCGACTTCCTTCGGCAGGACGTGGACGCCGGCGGCGAGTTTGCCATGATTTTTGACCAGATATTCGGCAGAGAGAGCCTGATTGGCGAACGACATATCCATGACCGAAGCCGGATGGCCTTCAGCAGCAGCGAGGTTGATCAAGCGGCCTTCGCCGAGCACGATCACGCTCTTTCCACCGTTTTTGCCGATGTATTCTTCGACGAACGGACGACGTTTAACTGCTTCAGCCGACATTTCGCGAAGGGCATCGAGGTTGAGTTCCAGGTCGAAGTGTCCGCTGTTGCAGACGATCGCTCCGTCCTTCATTACTTCGAAGTGCTCCTTGTCAATCACGTGGCGGTTGCCGGTGACGGTGACAAAGAAATCGCCGATCTTCGCAGCTTCCTTCATAGGAAGCACGCGGAAGCCGTCCATGACCGCTTCGATCGCCTTGATAGGATCGATCTCGCAGACGACGACGTTCGAACCGAGCCCGCGGGCACGCATCGCAACGCCCTTACCGCACCAGCCGTAGCCGACAACGACCATGACCTTACCTGCAAGCAGGATGTTGGTCGCACGGATGATGCCGTCAAGTGTCGACTGGCCTGTACCGTAGCGGTTATCGAAGAAATGCTTCGTCTGAGCGTCGTTTACAGCGATCGAAGGGAAGGTGAGCACACCGGCTTTGACCATCGCGTTCAAGCGAACGATACCGGTCGTCGTTTCTTCCGTCGTTCCGATCAGATTTGGGATCAACTCAGGCTTTTCCTTGATCATCGTTGCGACAACGTCAGACCCGTCGTCGATGATGAGGTTCGGATTTGTATCAAGAGCTGCTTTGACGTGGCGGACGTACGTTTCGGTCGACTCACCCTTGTGTGCCATCACCGGGATTCCCCAGTCAGCGACGAGCGAAGCCGCGACGTCGTCTTGCGTCGAGAGCGGGTTCGAAGCGATCAGAAGCGATTCAGCTCCACCAGCCTGCAATGTGCGGGCCAGGTTAGCGGTCTCGGTCGTGATGTGGGCACAAGCGATAAGCTTGACGCCTTTCAAAGGCTTTTCTGCCTCAAAACGCTCACGAATAAGGCGGAGAACCGGCATTTCGCGGTCAGCCCATTCGATGCGCTGTTTGCCCTGCGGTGCCAGGTTTATGTCTTTGATATCGTATTCCATTGATGTTCCTGCGTTAGCCATAATTTGTTTCGGACCGCAGGCTGCTAGCCTGCGTGTGTCTCTTGCTAAAAAAATTGTAAAGTTAGACTCGGCGTCAATTTCTAACGATACGCAGGCTGGCAGCCTGCGTTCCAATGTTACGCCGCGACTCCCTTATGTTCCTCAGCCGCAGTTCTTAGAGCCTCGGCTTTATCTGTAACTTCCCACGAGAATTCGCCGTTCTTACGTCCAAAATGGCCGAAACGTGCAGTTTCCTTGTAGATAGGTCGGCGAAGATCGAGAGCTTCGATGATCGCCTTTGGCGTCAGGGTGAAATTCTCGCGAACGATGTCCGATATACGCTCGTCATCGATGCTTCCGGTACCGTGCGAGTCGATCAGAACTGAAACCGGTTCCGCAACTCCGATAGCGTAAGCTAACTGAACAGTACACTTATCGGCAAGCCCGGCAGCGACGACATTCTTTGCGATGTAGCGTGCCATATACGCAGCCGAGCGGTCCACTTTTGTCGGATCCTTGCCCGAAAAAGCACCGCCGCCATGGGGAGCGTATCCGCCGTAAGTATCAACGATGATCTTGCGGCCTGTGACGCCGGCATCGCCCATTGGACCGCCAACGACGAATTTACCCGTCGGGTTGATATGATATTTGGTCTGATCGTCAAGCAGTTCAGCTGGGATCACGGGCTTAATTACGTGCTCCAGGATGTCGCGGCGAATGTCCTCGATGTCGAGATCAGCGGTCTGTGACGAGATCACAACTGCTTCGACGCGGAAAGGACGGCCGTCACGATATTCGATCGAGACTTGCGATTTGCCATCAGGACGGAGGTAGGGAATTGTGCCGTCCCGGCGAACCTTCGACAGTTGTCGCGTCAGGTTATGAGCCATCTGGATCGGCATCGGCATCAGCTCAGGTGTCTCGTTACACGCAAAACCGAACATCAGGCCCTGATCGCCGGCACCGCCGGTGTCAACGCCCTGTGCGATATCCGGCGACTGGGTGCCGATAGCGTCGATGACGCTGCAGGTGTTCGAATCGTAACCGAATTCGGCGTTGTTATAGCCGATCTCTTCGATCGTTTCGCGAATGATCTGCTTGTAATTGACCTTTGCGGTTGTAGTGATCTCACCTGCAACTACTGCCAAACCTGTGGTTACAAGCGTTTCGCAAGCAACACGTGCCGTCGGATCCTGCGCCAAAATAGCGTCTAGAATTGCATCCGAGATATGATCCGCGATCGTATCCGGATGGCCCGCTGTGACAGACTCCGATGTAAATAAAAAATTTCCGTTACTCAATTGTTTACGTAACTCCTTTTATAGGGCTGTCTTGTTGAAATCCGAATAGATAACAAAACGATAATAATAGCCTTTTCCCAGAAAGGTGTCAAAGCTCACCATGCCGTGCATACATCGAGTGTCATCCCGCTGTCTCGAAGTCATTCAGGGAGTTCTGTTTACGGTATAACGCGTGGATAGTGAGGGTTGCGACAAATGATAGGGAAGTAATGAGGATCAGGCTGTAAAAAGCCCGAGTATAGTCGCCGCCATCAGCGTCTGCGATCTTGGATGTGATGATCGTCCCTGATGAAGCCCCAAGCGTTTCGATCAATATCACGGCCCCGAGGATCTTGCCGTATTCTTTGACGCCGAAGTGTTCCGCAACCATCAATTGCAGCAGCACGAACATTCCGCCGTAGTTCAGCCCGAAGATAACGGCAAATACGTAAATAGTGACGGTGTTGAAGTATAGAAACGTGAGGGTCGAGATCACCATTAATGCCGCAGAGACGAGCATTACTTTTGAAATAGGGAAACGATCACTCAAAAAGCCGTAGAGGAACTTTCCGATCACGCTGAGGCCGAATAGGAGGGATTGAACACCCGCGGCCTGCGACGGCGTAAAGCCGATCACAGGGCTTTGCAGGTAAAGGTTCAACTGCTGGGTGACCACAAAGATAGTGTAGAAGATGAGGGCTGCGGTAGTGCCGAAAATCCAGAAAATAGGCATTTTAAGGGCTTTGACGAGCGGTATGCCTTCAGCCGGAGCGATCATTTCATGGACCGTTTCTGGTGCTGACCCATCTGGCAACAATCCTAATTCCGACGGGCGGTTTTTGACCAGAAAGATGACGGCGGGCAGCAAAATGACCCATACGAGCAGGCTTACCGCGAACATTGCCGTACGCCAGCCGTAAGCCTGAATCAGCGGGGTCACGATCTGAGGGATCACAACTCCGCCAAAGCTGGTTCCGGTCAAAACAATGCCGAGGGCGGTTCCGCGACGCTTTGAAAACCAGTTCGAGACGAGCACCGTACACACCAGCACGCCGACAAATGCCAGCGAAGCGCCCAGCAGAGCGTGTGCCAGATAGACCATCGCGACCGAGTCAGCCTGCGAATAAATGACCACGCCGCTGCCGAGGATAATGCAGCCGGCGACCATCAGAATCTTGGCA
This sequence is a window from Acidobacteriota bacterium. Protein-coding genes within it:
- a CDS encoding adenosylhomocysteinase, coding for MANAGTSMEYDIKDINLAPQGKQRIEWADREMPVLRLIRERFEAEKPLKGVKLIACAHITTETANLARTLQAGGAESLLIASNPLSTQDDVAASLVADWGIPVMAHKGESTETYVRHVKAALDTNPNLIIDDGSDVVATMIKEKPELIPNLIGTTEETTTGIVRLNAMVKAGVLTFPSIAVNDAQTKHFFDNRYGTGQSTLDGIIRATNILLAGKVMVVVGYGWCGKGVAMRARGLGSNVVVCEIDPIKAIEAVMDGFRVLPMKEAAKIGDFFVTVTGNRHVIDKEHFEVMKDGAIVCNSGHFDLELNLDALREMSAEAVKRRPFVEEYIGKNGGKSVIVLGEGRLINLAAAEGHPASVMDMSFANQALSAEYLVKNHGKLAAGVHVLPKEVDQEIASLKLHAMGVQMDILTPEMLEYMTSWETGT
- a CDS encoding methionine adenosyltransferase, whose protein sequence is MSNGNFLFTSESVTAGHPDTIADHISDAILDAILAQDPTARVACETLVTTGLAVVAGEITTTAKVNYKQIIRETIEEIGYNNAEFGYDSNTCSVIDAIGTQSPDIAQGVDTGGAGDQGLMFGFACNETPELMPMPIQMAHNLTRQLSKVRRDGTIPYLRPDGKSQVSIEYRDGRPFRVEAVVISSQTADLDIEDIRRDILEHVIKPVIPAELLDDQTKYHINPTGKFVVGGPMGDAGVTGRKIIVDTYGGYAPHGGGAFSGKDPTKVDRSAAYMARYIAKNVVAAGLADKCTVQLAYAIGVAEPVSVLIDSHGTGSIDDERISDIVRENFTLTPKAIIEALDLRRPIYKETARFGHFGRKNGEFSWEVTDKAEALRTAAEEHKGVAA
- a CDS encoding ATP-dependent DNA ligase, with product MLDLGFDKAKFTCKFGYCTGKAPDLADPSLHVKAQEYKRRVSGNMKAISADDAFKLPRAKGYFVSRKYDGENAMLLFDGEKMISVNPGGTARIGLPAFEEAAELLKKAKVSSCVLGAEIYVKEDATKAHPVQQVVRILRSPPSKEDLERLGIAVFDIVELEEKPVDSAAKVFDTLKKWFSKGEKVHAVEFEKADSIDTIMERFTDWVVGEGAEGVVVRHDQAGWFKIKLRHSLDVAVIGYSEGTDHRKGMLHDLLVAVMRSDGSFHEFTRVGGGFTDEDRKSIVTDLKKKIVPSDYVAVNNDYVAYEMVKPGMVIEISCLDMIAERARGGPVKRMVLDWDGKKYSATTRMPLVSVISPQFIRIRDDKEAVVDDVSIRQVTDLAAVPEADKSVHEDDDPPSELLERLVYTKVMKGNTMVRKLLLWKTNKKDRNDYPGFVVYLTDFSPNRQTPLEREIKITNSERAAKQMFDDWGKKIFITGWDKVG
- a CDS encoding CocE/NonD family hydrolase — protein: MSTPEMRDRRNAIEAELNSLAVVDRKVMVPMRDGKRMQADVYRPKDASKKYPIIFSRTPYNFNWWDVRLGAPRDMTTILDAVKRGYAYVIMNERGHFFSEGNYDILGPPTTDGDDAITWMSSQDWSNKKVGTIGCSSTAEWQMAVAARGNPSFTTMIAQGFGAGVGRVGPYYEQGNWYRGGAVQMLFIAWLYGEQNQVRPTFPANTSQEELIRASKSFDLAQQSPQVDWSKALRHLPEMDIMKAVDGPRGIFADAMPNSTGGAMIKRTPNDPAWYKGGLFHDNMKINIPGFWFMSWYDVSVGPNLATYNHVRKTADKDIADKQYAVIAPTLHCSYTRATENTIVGQRSMGDARLDYSKMTYDWFDHFLKGEQNDVLKRPKVQYFTMGSNKWQSSESWPPVGAEPMKFYLASGGKANTGAGDGKLTTEPPAADMPDTFTYDPMDPVPSFGGNVCCTGNAVQGGAWDQTKMEERNDILVYSTDVLKEGFELSGPIEVSLFVSSDAKDTDFTVKLIDVDETGKAWNLDETIQRMRYRDGYDKPLAWMEKDKVYKVKFQPMTTSNYFAAGHRLRIEISSSNFPRFDRNMNTGGNNYDEVKGVVAKNSVHHSKQYPAEVVISVVKKK
- a CDS encoding zinc ribbon domain-containing protein — its product is MSLILCPECGHEVSTTAAACPNCARPLHAPPVVERKVIVAQPLDREGGFPTWALIPIGLLGIVLIFVAYIAFRGGDDTANTNVNVNVASKRPATDTRTTSTSTVPSTSVPASAPVPPPSQTTTVPGSSTAPPVAPAADKGTVVLNAKATSASGSTQAVKGTRFYLLEEDVETVLRAARVEPIEGNTLAGSLGLAAVFPDRYGDFQRAAMRAIAAKAKYSGTTNGSGGANLAGVDPKGYYLFGIAKIGRGFALWNSPVSVIAGDNMLNLSPQSVTEVSDPNG
- a CDS encoding MFS transporter; this translates as MTKPAGKFFYGWYVAAICLLALVVSNGLAIGGIPVFYKFVQNELVANDSVPQDRIQSVYGYAPAITFFLAGLLGPLAGYLLQKTSAKILMVAGCIILGSGVVIYSQADSVAMVYLAHALLGASLAFVGVLVCTVLVSNWFSKRRGTALGIVLTGTSFGGVVIPQIVTPLIQAYGWRTAMFAVSLLVWVILLPAVIFLVKNRPSELGLLPDGSAPETVHEMIAPAEGIPLVKALKMPIFWIFGTTAALIFYTIFVVTQQLNLYLQSPVIGFTPSQAAGVQSLLFGLSVIGKFLYGFLSDRFPISKVMLVSAALMVISTLTFLYFNTVTIYVFAVIFGLNYGGMFVLLQLMVAEHFGVKEYGKILGAVILIETLGASSGTIITSKIADADGGDYTRAFYSLILITSLSFVATLTIHALYRKQNSLNDFETAG